In Streptomyces capitiformicae, one genomic interval encodes:
- a CDS encoding non-ribosomal peptide synthetase, with amino-acid sequence MISQSAPALAGEPQEWNDTARNGLSLTLPHMFEDQALRTPEATAVVYDSTVLTFRELNGRANQLARLLIARGAGPEERVALVLPRSAETLIAILAVSKAGAAWVPVDPEYPETRIAGLLAASQPLLVLSTRETARRLPGGTDVVVLDDDETADALAGRATDNVTDAERSAPLVPDHAAYIIHTSGSTGAPKGVVVPHRGLASLAVDHIERFGIVAGDGVLQFASFNFDCSVGDMVMALASGAALIVRPKDCLSGHQLGELIQRTGATHMTIPPQVLAALPPADYPSLKTIATAGDVLPAELVSLWAPGRRMFNAYGPTEATVDALAAEVTAGTTVPPIGRPVVNTRAYVLDPVLRPVAVGVAGELFIAGAGLARGYRGQPGLTAERFLPCPFGEPGERMYRTGDVVRRRADGNLEFLGRVDEQVKIRGFRIEPGEIEAALNQHAAVSASLVTAREDRPGNKRLVAYVVPAQETVPDPAEVRRYLAARLPDYLVPSAVVVLDAFPLNANGKLDRHALPSPDLSALSSGRTPSTPREELLCSLFTEVLGLDRVGIDDRFFDLGGDSILTIQLAAKARQAGWVLEPADVFAHQRVVELAPLMVPVAASAGTAPEEPGDELGPVPRTPAVARARVLAPPAAVFWQSAVIGVPADRDPALLVPGMQAVVDHHGALRMRWNDAPRDAEAWDAEVLPPGAVDIGTAVERVRITATDDHGVRTAVEEAVRSAAAGLDPAKARVLCAVWFDMDEGPGRLALVAHRFVVDHTSWAVLLADLETAWTALHEGKPVTPEPVGTSYRRWARHAVERGSGPVGEAEATWWAETLSVPDPALGVDVPGAEPAAPARELTVRLTEAVSAPLLTSVPEAFRALPQDILLTALALAVAEWRVRGGQSADSAVLLDLENDGRAEFAPGVDLSRTVGLLADDHPVVLDAGLPSWDEVRAGGDRVGEAIKRVKEQVRSAPGQGAAFGSLRFLQAHPAPGLSGGASPQIGFRHTERGAVAGRKHPADPVEFGGERMTPGHALEVTSVLHGPPESLRLGTTWTWLPGRVAEHAVRELAALWAEAMEGIAAHGARPGAGGHTPSDLSLVSLSQDEIDDLVSEWE; translated from the coding sequence GTGATATCACAGTCTGCTCCGGCACTGGCCGGCGAGCCGCAGGAGTGGAACGACACAGCCCGCAACGGGCTGTCGCTGACGCTTCCCCACATGTTCGAGGACCAGGCCTTACGTACCCCGGAAGCGACCGCAGTCGTATACGACTCGACCGTCCTCACCTTTCGAGAACTCAATGGACGAGCCAATCAGCTGGCACGTCTGCTGATCGCCCGTGGCGCCGGCCCCGAGGAGCGGGTGGCGCTCGTGCTGCCGCGCTCGGCGGAGACGCTGATCGCCATCCTGGCGGTCTCCAAAGCGGGAGCCGCCTGGGTTCCGGTCGATCCCGAGTACCCCGAGACGCGGATCGCCGGGCTGTTGGCCGCTTCGCAGCCGCTCCTGGTGCTGAGCACCCGCGAGACCGCCCGCCGACTGCCGGGCGGCACGGATGTCGTCGTCCTCGACGACGACGAGACCGCCGATGCCCTGGCCGGACGGGCCACCGACAACGTGACGGACGCGGAGCGCAGCGCACCACTGGTCCCGGATCACGCCGCGTACATCATCCACACCTCGGGGTCGACAGGCGCACCCAAAGGCGTCGTCGTGCCGCATCGCGGCCTGGCCAGCCTGGCTGTCGACCACATCGAGCGGTTCGGGATCGTGGCGGGCGACGGCGTCCTGCAGTTCGCCTCGTTCAACTTCGACTGCTCGGTCGGCGACATGGTGATGGCCCTGGCCTCCGGGGCGGCCCTCATCGTCCGCCCCAAGGACTGCCTGTCCGGGCACCAGTTGGGCGAACTCATCCAGCGGACGGGCGCCACCCACATGACGATCCCGCCCCAGGTCCTCGCCGCCCTGCCGCCCGCCGACTACCCGTCCCTGAAGACGATCGCCACCGCGGGCGACGTGCTCCCCGCCGAACTGGTCTCCCTCTGGGCGCCCGGACGCCGGATGTTCAACGCGTACGGTCCGACCGAGGCCACCGTGGACGCCCTGGCGGCGGAAGTCACCGCCGGGACGACCGTGCCGCCGATCGGCCGGCCCGTGGTGAACACACGCGCCTATGTGCTGGATCCCGTCCTGCGGCCGGTGGCGGTCGGAGTGGCGGGCGAGTTGTTCATCGCCGGGGCCGGGCTGGCCCGGGGCTACCGGGGACAGCCGGGACTGACCGCCGAACGGTTCCTGCCCTGCCCGTTCGGCGAACCGGGCGAGCGCATGTACCGCACGGGCGACGTCGTACGCCGGCGTGCGGACGGGAACCTGGAGTTCCTCGGGCGGGTGGACGAGCAGGTCAAGATCCGAGGATTCCGGATCGAGCCGGGCGAGATCGAGGCCGCGTTGAACCAGCATGCCGCTGTGTCGGCCAGTCTGGTGACAGCCCGGGAGGACCGGCCGGGCAACAAGCGCCTCGTCGCCTACGTCGTCCCGGCACAGGAAACCGTGCCGGATCCCGCGGAGGTGCGGCGGTACCTGGCCGCCCGGCTCCCCGACTACCTGGTGCCCTCGGCCGTCGTCGTGCTCGACGCGTTTCCGCTGAACGCCAACGGCAAACTGGACCGCCATGCGCTGCCGAGCCCCGACCTGTCCGCCCTGTCGTCCGGCAGAACACCGTCCACGCCCCGGGAAGAGCTGCTCTGCTCCCTGTTCACCGAGGTTCTGGGGCTCGACAGGGTCGGTATCGACGACCGCTTCTTCGACCTGGGCGGGGACAGCATCCTGACCATCCAGCTCGCCGCCAAGGCCCGCCAGGCGGGCTGGGTGCTGGAACCCGCCGATGTGTTCGCCCACCAGCGGGTGGTGGAGTTGGCGCCGCTGATGGTCCCGGTCGCCGCGTCGGCGGGCACCGCCCCCGAGGAGCCGGGCGACGAGCTCGGACCCGTGCCGCGGACACCGGCCGTGGCGAGGGCGCGTGTACTCGCTCCCCCTGCGGCGGTCTTCTGGCAGTCCGCCGTGATCGGTGTTCCGGCCGACCGGGACCCGGCGCTGCTCGTCCCGGGGATGCAGGCGGTGGTCGACCACCACGGCGCCCTGAGGATGAGGTGGAACGACGCTCCGCGGGATGCGGAGGCATGGGACGCGGAGGTACTGCCGCCCGGAGCGGTCGACATCGGGACCGCCGTGGAGCGGGTCCGGATCACCGCCACGGACGATCACGGCGTCAGGACGGCGGTGGAGGAGGCGGTGCGCAGCGCCGCGGCCGGACTGGACCCGGCGAAGGCCCGCGTGCTGTGCGCCGTGTGGTTCGACATGGACGAAGGACCCGGACGCCTCGCGCTCGTGGCCCATCGCTTCGTCGTGGACCACACGTCCTGGGCCGTGCTGCTGGCCGACTTGGAGACAGCGTGGACGGCTCTGCACGAGGGGAAGCCGGTGACGCCGGAACCGGTGGGCACGTCGTACCGGCGCTGGGCACGGCACGCGGTGGAGAGAGGAAGTGGACCGGTCGGCGAGGCGGAGGCCACCTGGTGGGCCGAGACGCTCTCCGTACCCGATCCGGCGCTGGGCGTGGACGTACCCGGAGCGGAGCCCGCCGCCCCGGCGAGGGAGCTGACGGTTCGTCTCACCGAAGCGGTGAGCGCTCCGTTGCTCACCTCCGTGCCGGAAGCCTTCCGGGCCCTGCCGCAGGACATCCTGCTGACCGCACTGGCGCTGGCGGTCGCCGAATGGCGGGTGCGGGGCGGGCAGTCGGCCGACAGCGCCGTACTCCTCGATCTGGAGAACGACGGCCGTGCCGAGTTCGCGCCCGGCGTCGACCTCTCGCGCACCGTCGGACTCCTCGCCGACGACCACCCGGTGGTCCTGGACGCGGGGCTTCCGTCCTGGGACGAGGTCCGTGCCGGAGGCGATCGCGTCGGAGAAGCCATCAAGCGCGTCAAGGAACAGGTGCGTTCGGCTCCTGGCCAGGGTGCCGCGTTCGGCAGCCTGCGATTCCTCCAAGCGCACCCCGCGCCCGGACTCTCCGGTGGCGCCTCGCCACAGATCGGCTTCCGGCACACGGAACGTGGCGCGGTGGCCGGGCGGAAGCACCCGGCGGACCCCGTGGAGTTCGGCGGGGAGCGCATGACACCCGGCCACGCGCTGGAGGTCACCTCGGTCCTGCACGGCCCCCCCGAGTCCCTGCGACTCGGCACCACGTGGACCTGGCTCCCCGGGCGGGTCGCGGAACACGCCGTCCGGGAACTGGCTGCGCTGTGGGCCGAAGCGATGGAGGGCATCGCGGCCCACGGCGCACGCCCTGGTGCGGGCGGACACACGCCTTCCGACCTGTCCCTGGTCTCCCTGAGCCAGGACGAAATCGACGACCTTGTGAGTGAGTGGGAATGA
- a CDS encoding ornithine carbamoyltransferase: MNAGAVRHLISTHDLTDGELTSLVERGAEFSSGSLRGGDQLSGLVAGIHFLKTSTRTRTSFSAAALRLGAQIVSFGPDDLQTNTGETLEDTAEVLSRMLDLLVVRTAGDPADLRVLAGQQRMAVINAMTADEHPTQAVADLVTLLCRFGRIEGLRVCYVGEGNNTAAALALTLSRFKGVHLELRTPPGYGLEASVLRDAVAHASNSGATVVEFHTMDGAADGFDVIYTTRWQTTGTNKPDPDWRNVFAPFQVTSALWDKSPHAVFLHDLPAHRGEDVTAEVLDGPHSLAFGQAENKMYAAMAVLEWCANRR, encoded by the coding sequence ATGAACGCTGGTGCGGTACGGCACCTCATTTCCACGCACGACCTGACCGACGGCGAGCTGACCTCGCTCGTCGAGCGCGGGGCCGAGTTCTCCTCGGGTTCCCTGCGCGGCGGCGACCAACTGTCCGGCCTGGTCGCCGGGATCCACTTCCTGAAGACCTCCACCCGCACCCGTACGTCGTTCTCGGCGGCGGCGCTGCGACTGGGCGCGCAGATCGTGTCCTTCGGGCCGGACGACCTGCAGACCAACACGGGCGAGACCCTCGAGGACACGGCCGAGGTCCTCTCCAGAATGCTGGACCTGCTCGTCGTGCGGACCGCCGGCGACCCCGCTGACCTGCGTGTCCTGGCCGGCCAGCAGAGAATGGCCGTGATCAACGCGATGACGGCCGACGAACACCCCACGCAGGCCGTGGCCGATCTCGTCACCTTGCTGTGCCGCTTCGGACGGATCGAGGGCCTGCGCGTCTGTTACGTGGGCGAGGGCAACAACACGGCGGCGGCGCTGGCCCTGACACTGAGCAGGTTCAAGGGCGTCCATCTGGAACTGCGCACCCCGCCCGGCTACGGCCTTGAGGCCTCGGTGCTGCGCGACGCGGTGGCCCATGCCTCGAACAGCGGAGCGACCGTGGTGGAGTTCCACACCATGGACGGTGCCGCCGACGGGTTCGACGTCATCTACACCACCCGATGGCAGACGACGGGCACGAACAAGCCGGATCCCGACTGGCGGAATGTCTTCGCGCCTTTCCAGGTCACTTCTGCGCTCTGGGACAAGAGCCCCCATGCCGTTTTCCTGCACGATCTGCCCGCCCATCGCGGCGAGGACGTGACCGCCGAGGTACTGGACGGCCCGCACAGCCTGGCTTTCGGTCAGGCCGAGAACAAGATGTACGCCGCGATGGCCGTTCTGGAGTGGTGCGCCAACCGGCGCTGA
- a CDS encoding MbtH family protein, which produces MLTHRVVVNHEEQYSIWPTNMKLPAGWDPEGFEGSRQECLARIDQVWTDMRPASVRRLVDASRP; this is translated from the coding sequence GTGCTCACACATCGCGTCGTCGTTAATCACGAAGAGCAGTACTCCATCTGGCCAACGAATATGAAACTGCCAGCGGGATGGGATCCCGAGGGATTTGAAGGAAGCCGCCAGGAATGCCTGGCGAGGATTGACCAGGTGTGGACGGACATGCGGCCCGCCTCGGTCAGGCGTCTGGTGGATGCCTCCCGGCCCTGA
- a CDS encoding MFS transporter yields the protein MIKGLIPPPGAPRVLALAQLVCRTGDGAYYICAALFFTRIVGISPVKMGLGLTIAWSVALVLSVPLGHLADRKGPRSTAVALFVCAGLAIASYLFVSSFALFLVGACAYAVSQRGGSAAQQALLAGLVSDGEVTKVRAYVQSSYNAGLAVGSALGGVALLVDRREAYYAVFALNALAFFAAAFVLSRVPEVPPAPTVEAAAHGGAASVLKDRPYVVVSVLNTLLLLHIPLVDIALPLWIAQHTAAPVWLLSLMFMLNTVSVVLFQVRVSRGVTGLHSATRHIFVGSVLLGLGCVVFALTSVGSSAWVAGVLLLVAVAIQALGEMMQAAGSWEVSFGLAPAGKHGQYQAFFGNGTTVAEMVGPLLLTGLIVYWGVPGWLLLGALFIVVAALMRPAVRWGERVRDSGSPTPVKLDSTIDGAIGS from the coding sequence GTGATCAAAGGACTGATCCCACCGCCCGGCGCACCTCGGGTCCTGGCGCTTGCCCAACTGGTCTGCCGGACCGGCGATGGCGCGTACTACATATGCGCCGCCCTGTTCTTCACACGGATCGTGGGGATCTCACCGGTGAAGATGGGGCTCGGGCTGACGATCGCCTGGTCGGTGGCGCTGGTGCTGAGTGTGCCGCTGGGCCATCTCGCGGACCGCAAGGGACCGCGGAGCACCGCTGTCGCCCTGTTCGTCTGCGCGGGCCTGGCCATCGCCTCCTACCTGTTCGTGTCCTCGTTCGCCCTGTTCCTCGTCGGCGCGTGCGCGTACGCGGTGTCGCAGCGCGGCGGATCGGCGGCCCAGCAGGCGCTGTTGGCCGGCCTGGTCTCCGACGGAGAGGTCACCAAGGTGCGCGCCTATGTGCAGTCCAGCTATAACGCGGGGCTCGCCGTGGGGTCCGCGCTCGGCGGAGTCGCCCTCCTGGTGGACCGGCGCGAGGCGTACTACGCGGTCTTCGCGCTCAACGCCCTGGCCTTCTTCGCGGCCGCGTTCGTACTCAGCCGAGTGCCGGAGGTGCCGCCCGCGCCGACGGTCGAGGCCGCGGCGCACGGCGGGGCAGCGTCGGTGCTCAAGGACCGGCCCTATGTGGTCGTCAGCGTGCTGAACACGCTGTTGCTGCTGCACATCCCGTTGGTGGACATCGCCCTGCCTCTGTGGATCGCCCAGCACACGGCGGCGCCCGTCTGGCTGCTGTCCCTGATGTTCATGCTCAACACCGTCTCCGTGGTGCTCTTCCAGGTCCGTGTCTCCCGTGGCGTTACCGGGCTGCACAGCGCCACCCGTCACATCTTCGTGGGCAGTGTCCTGCTGGGGCTGGGATGTGTGGTCTTCGCCCTGACCAGTGTCGGCAGTTCGGCCTGGGTGGCCGGTGTCCTGCTTCTCGTCGCCGTGGCGATCCAGGCGCTGGGAGAGATGATGCAGGCGGCGGGTTCCTGGGAGGTCAGCTTCGGCCTCGCGCCGGCCGGGAAGCACGGCCAGTACCAGGCGTTCTTCGGGAACGGCACCACGGTCGCCGAGATGGTCGGACCGCTGCTGCTCACCGGCCTGATCGTCTACTGGGGGGTGCCTGGCTGGCTCCTGCTCGGGGCCCTCTTCATCGTCGTGGCAGCGCTCATGCGACCCGCGGTCCGCTGGGGCGAGCGCGTCCGTGACTCGGGGTCGCCGACTCCGGTGAAGCTGGACAGCACCATCGACGGTGCCATCGGGAGTTGA